The following proteins are co-located in the Microvirga ossetica genome:
- the motA gene encoding flagellar motor stator protein MotA: MGVLIGLAVAIGSLVSGYVAMGGHLAVIWQPWEYVIICGIAIGTFIIANPMALVKDTGRAAREAISGAVPKRDHYLSILGLLYALMRELKNRPRNEVEGHIDQPEESEIFKAFPSVLKDKDLTLFICDYARLIIIGNARPHEIEALMEEEINTLKRDRSKPYYSINTVSEALPALGIVAAVLGIVKALGAIDQSPTILGGLIASALVGTFAGIFISYAFLSPLANKVKATREKQTRVYIIVKQALIAYMNGALPQIAVEHGRKGISVEYRPTIDEVEAATTSGGRSEELKEAA; encoded by the coding sequence TTGGGCGTCTTGATCGGACTGGCCGTCGCCATCGGCTCGCTTGTCAGCGGCTATGTCGCCATGGGCGGTCACTTGGCTGTCATCTGGCAGCCTTGGGAATATGTCATCATCTGCGGCATCGCGATCGGCACCTTCATCATCGCCAACCCGATGGCGCTCGTGAAGGACACGGGCCGGGCCGCGCGGGAGGCGATCTCCGGGGCTGTCCCGAAGAGAGACCACTACCTCTCGATCCTCGGCCTTCTATATGCGCTCATGCGGGAGCTGAAGAACCGCCCCCGCAACGAGGTCGAAGGTCATATCGATCAGCCGGAAGAATCCGAGATCTTCAAGGCGTTTCCGAGCGTGCTCAAGGACAAGGATCTCACGCTCTTCATCTGCGACTACGCTCGCCTGATCATCATCGGAAATGCCCGCCCCCATGAGATCGAAGCGCTCATGGAAGAGGAAATCAACACCCTGAAGCGCGACCGGAGCAAGCCCTATTACTCCATCAACACGGTCTCGGAGGCGCTCCCCGCTCTCGGCATCGTCGCCGCCGTTCTCGGAATCGTGAAGGCTCTCGGCGCCATCGACCAATCGCCCACCATCCTCGGCGGACTGATCGCATCGGCGCTCGTGGGAACCTTCGCCGGCATCTTCATCTCCTACGCCTTCCTGTCGCCGCTCGCCAACAAGGTGAAGGCCACCCGCGAGAAGCAGACCCGCGTCTACATCATCGTCAAGCAGGCACTCATCGCCTACATGAACGGCGCCCTCCCCCAGATCGCCGTGGAGCACGGGCGCAAGGGCATTTCCGTCGAGTATCGCCCGACGATCGATGAAGTGGAGGCCGCCACCACCTCGGGCGGTCGTTCCGAAGAGCTGAAAGAGGCAGCCTGA
- the flgK gene encoding flagellar hook-associated protein FlgK, giving the protein MSLSVAYNTARSSLQASQSQIAVVSRNTSGASDPNYSRKLAVLTTTGGFARVTVFRASDQALLTKMLETTSTSATQKALLEGLQKLSQTIGDPELDQSPAARVGALNSAFQQYANAPDSTAMAQAFIKAASNLANSLNQATAAIQAVRLETDGGMAASVARINDLLTKFEQVNQQVVSGTALGADVSDAMDTRDGLIAQLSEEMGITVVPRAGNDIALYTDGGVPLFDRTARPVTFNPTTVFGAGTTGGDVFIDGIRVTGEGALMPLNSGNLVGLAKLRDEVTVDYQTQLDEIARGLIAAFAESDQSGTAQPDMPGVFTFGGATGVPTMPASAGLAGLIKVSDAVDPTKGGKFENIRDGGINGADYVYNPAGSTNAAFSKRLYALADGMTAQRPIAAGLGFGPTASLQGLASLSGSWIENARQSASQSVEYQTTLLGHASEALSNATDVNMDDETALMLQLEKSYSASAKLLSVIDQMLKTLLSVVG; this is encoded by the coding sequence ATGTCCTTGTCTGTCGCCTATAACACGGCACGCTCGTCGCTGCAGGCGTCGCAATCCCAGATAGCGGTTGTGTCGCGCAACACGTCGGGTGCCTCCGATCCCAACTATTCCCGCAAGCTGGCCGTCCTGACGACCACGGGTGGGTTTGCGCGGGTCACCGTCTTTCGCGCAAGCGATCAGGCTCTTCTGACGAAGATGCTGGAGACAACCTCCACGTCTGCCACCCAGAAGGCCCTGCTCGAGGGGTTGCAGAAGCTGAGCCAGACGATCGGCGATCCGGAACTCGACCAATCCCCTGCGGCGCGGGTCGGCGCGTTGAACAGCGCTTTCCAGCAATATGCCAATGCTCCCGACAGCACCGCGATGGCGCAGGCCTTCATCAAGGCCGCTTCGAACCTGGCCAATTCCCTGAACCAGGCCACGGCTGCGATCCAGGCTGTCCGCCTGGAGACCGATGGAGGCATGGCGGCGTCCGTCGCGCGGATCAACGATCTCCTCACCAAGTTCGAGCAGGTCAATCAGCAGGTCGTGAGCGGCACCGCGCTCGGGGCCGACGTCAGCGATGCCATGGATACGCGGGACGGGCTGATCGCCCAGTTGTCCGAAGAGATGGGCATCACGGTCGTTCCGCGCGCCGGCAACGATATCGCGCTCTATACGGATGGCGGCGTGCCGCTGTTCGACCGGACCGCGCGACCGGTGACGTTCAACCCGACGACGGTGTTCGGGGCGGGGACGACGGGTGGCGACGTCTTCATCGACGGGATTCGCGTGACGGGCGAGGGGGCGCTGATGCCCCTGAATTCCGGCAATCTCGTCGGACTGGCGAAGCTTCGCGACGAGGTGACGGTCGATTACCAGACGCAGCTCGACGAAATCGCCCGCGGCCTGATCGCGGCCTTCGCCGAAAGCGATCAGAGCGGCACTGCGCAACCCGACATGCCGGGAGTGTTCACCTTCGGTGGTGCCACTGGCGTCCCGACCATGCCGGCTTCCGCCGGGCTCGCCGGTCTGATCAAGGTCAGTGACGCCGTCGATCCAACGAAGGGCGGCAAGTTCGAGAATATCCGGGATGGCGGCATCAACGGCGCGGATTATGTCTACAACCCCGCCGGCAGCACGAATGCCGCTTTCTCCAAGCGTCTCTACGCGCTTGCGGATGGGATGACCGCGCAGCGCCCCATCGCCGCGGGACTCGGGTTCGGTCCCACCGCATCGCTGCAGGGGCTGGCTTCTCTCTCCGGAAGCTGGATCGAGAATGCACGCCAGAGCGCCAGCCAGAGCGTCGAATACCAGACGACGCTCCTCGGCCATGCCTCGGAAGCACTTTCGAATGCGACAGACGTCAATATGGATGATGAGACCGCCCTCATGCTGCAGTTGGAGAAATCCTACTCGGCCTCGGCGAAGCTGCTGTCGGTCATCGACCAGATGCTCAAAACTCTTCTCAGCGTCGTAGGCTAA
- the flhA gene encoding flagellar biosynthesis protein FlhA, producing the protein MDAAEVTTQGRGRDLAFAGAVVGILAILFLPIPPLAIDMGLAFSVAISVLILMVALWIQKPLEFSAFPTVLLIATLLRLALSIASTRLILSDGHKGIDAAGHVISGFSQFVMSGDFVIGIVVFIILITVNFLVITKGATRIAEVGARFTLDAIPGKQMAIDADLSAGLIDEKEAQKRRQELEEESAFFGSMDGASKFVRGEAVASLITIAVNIFGGIVIGVTRHGMPLSKAADVFVQLSVGDGLVSQIPALVVSLAAGLLVSKGGTKGQAQQAVLGQLGAYPRALMVSAALMFVFAIVPGLPMIPFLVLGCCMGFVAYSIPKQRADQAAQAKAKLAQEQQQNLLESRDSVKESLKLAEIELCLGKHLASHLASSHGDLAHRVSKMRKKFAQDYGFVLPDVKLSDSLIIPPKSYQIKIHGTVVAAQEVRPGDLLVVLGDGPVPDVPGDEVREPAFGMKAMWVSDVYVSEIKRQGFAAVDGASVLLTHLSEVIRNNLPQLLSYKDVRNLLDGLDSEYKRLLDDICPSQISYSGLQSVLKLLLAERVSIRNLSLILEAIAEIAPHARRAEQLVEHVRVRIAQQICGDLAEGGALNVLRLGNKWDIAFHQSLKRDPKGDVVEFDIDPRLVEQFGAEASDAIKTRMGQVKTFAIVTAPDARPYVRMIVERMFSSLPVLSHLEIARGVEVNSLGTVA; encoded by the coding sequence ATGGACGCAGCTGAAGTCACGACACAGGGCCGCGGCAGGGATCTGGCATTCGCTGGCGCCGTGGTCGGCATCCTTGCCATTCTCTTCCTCCCCATCCCGCCTTTGGCGATCGACATGGGGCTGGCATTCTCGGTCGCCATCTCCGTCCTGATCCTGATGGTGGCGCTCTGGATTCAGAAGCCCCTCGAATTCTCAGCCTTTCCGACGGTCCTTCTGATCGCAACTCTGTTGCGTCTGGCATTGAGCATCGCGTCGACCCGCTTGATCCTATCGGACGGGCACAAGGGAATCGACGCCGCGGGCCACGTGATCAGCGGCTTCTCCCAATTCGTGATGAGCGGTGACTTCGTCATCGGTATCGTGGTCTTCATCATCCTCATCACCGTCAACTTCCTCGTGATCACGAAGGGCGCGACCCGTATTGCCGAGGTGGGCGCAAGGTTCACGCTCGACGCGATCCCCGGCAAGCAGATGGCCATCGATGCCGACCTCTCGGCGGGTCTGATCGACGAGAAGGAGGCGCAGAAGCGGCGGCAGGAGCTGGAGGAGGAAAGCGCCTTCTTCGGCTCCATGGACGGCGCGTCCAAGTTCGTGCGCGGCGAGGCCGTCGCCAGCCTGATCACGATCGCCGTCAACATCTTCGGCGGCATCGTCATCGGCGTGACGCGCCACGGCATGCCGTTGTCGAAGGCGGCCGATGTCTTCGTCCAGCTCTCCGTCGGCGATGGTCTTGTCAGCCAGATCCCGGCGCTCGTCGTGTCTCTCGCGGCTGGTCTTCTGGTCTCCAAAGGCGGTACAAAAGGGCAGGCGCAGCAGGCCGTGCTCGGCCAGCTCGGTGCCTATCCCCGGGCTCTGATGGTGTCCGCCGCCCTGATGTTCGTGTTCGCCATCGTGCCCGGCCTGCCCATGATTCCCTTCCTCGTGCTTGGGTGCTGCATGGGCTTCGTCGCCTATTCCATCCCGAAGCAGCGGGCTGATCAGGCGGCCCAGGCAAAGGCCAAGCTGGCGCAGGAGCAGCAGCAGAACCTTCTCGAATCGCGCGACTCGGTCAAGGAATCCCTCAAGCTGGCGGAAATCGAGCTCTGCCTCGGCAAGCACCTGGCCTCCCATCTTGCGAGCTCGCACGGCGACCTGGCGCACCGGGTGAGCAAGATGCGCAAGAAATTCGCGCAGGATTACGGCTTCGTGCTTCCGGATGTGAAGCTCTCCGACAGCCTCATCATCCCGCCGAAGAGCTATCAGATCAAAATTCATGGAACCGTTGTCGCAGCGCAGGAGGTGCGTCCGGGCGACCTGCTCGTGGTGCTCGGCGACGGCCCGGTTCCGGATGTGCCCGGGGATGAGGTGCGCGAACCTGCCTTCGGCATGAAGGCGATGTGGGTGTCGGACGTCTATGTGAGCGAGATCAAGCGGCAGGGCTTTGCCGCCGTCGACGGAGCCTCGGTGCTGCTCACCCATCTGAGCGAGGTCATCCGCAACAATCTGCCTCAGCTTCTCTCCTACAAGGATGTGCGCAACCTGCTCGATGGGCTCGATTCCGAGTACAAGCGGCTGCTCGACGACATCTGTCCGTCGCAGATCTCGTATTCGGGCCTTCAATCCGTCCTGAAGCTTCTCCTGGCCGAACGGGTCTCCATCCGCAATCTGAGCCTCATCCTCGAGGCCATCGCCGAGATCGCGCCGCATGCACGCCGTGCCGAGCAGCTGGTGGAGCATGTCCGGGTTCGGATCGCGCAGCAGATCTGCGGGGATCTTGCGGAAGGCGGCGCGCTGAATGTGCTTCGCCTCGGCAACAAATGGGACATCGCCTTTCATCAGAGCCTGAAGCGCGATCCCAAAGGCGATGTGGTGGAGTTCGACATCGACCCGCGCCTCGTCGAGCAGTTCGGAGCGGAAGCCTCCGACGCCATCAAGACCCGCATGGGGCAGGTGAAGACCTTTGCCATCGTGACCGCGCCGGATGCTCGGCCCTATGTGCGCATGATCGTCGAGCGCATGTTCTCGTCCCTGCCGGTCCTGTCCCATCTCGAAATCGCCCGCGGCGTCGAAGTCAACTCCCTCGGTACGGTCGCGTGA
- the fliI gene encoding flagellar protein export ATPase FliI: MNALQKLEQFVLTETAVQRRVRISGTIREISPSYYRVAGLSQFVRLGDRVGFSAQDRTQIGEVVRIDDGGITVKPFNGRIDAAIGMPAFIVGDMDLSPDPSWKGRVINALGEPLDGLGPLVPGHHSVSNDAEPPLAMTRARVKTPLRTGVKAIDLFTPICEGQRIGIFAGSGVGKSTLLTMLAKCEGFDTIVVALVGERGREVREFLEGPIHANLSRSVMVVSTGDESPMMRRQAPRTAVTLAEYFRDCGDSVLLIVDSVTRYAHAARDVALAAGEPAVARGYTPSVFSDLPRLLERAGPGEEGQGSITGIFSVLIDGDDHNDPVADNIRGTLDGHIVLDRSIADQGRYPAINVLGSISRLADNVWSPDQKELVRRLRGLIARYEDTRDLRLMGGYHPGNDQELDQAVVLVPKIYEALRQDPSSPVSRDAFMDLAQALKQ, encoded by the coding sequence ATGAACGCTCTCCAGAAGCTTGAGCAATTCGTCCTGACCGAGACCGCAGTGCAGCGCAGGGTCAGGATCAGCGGCACGATCCGCGAGATCAGTCCGAGTTATTATCGCGTCGCAGGATTGTCCCAGTTCGTGCGGCTCGGCGATCGCGTCGGCTTCTCCGCTCAGGACAGGACCCAGATCGGCGAGGTCGTCCGCATTGACGACGGCGGCATCACGGTCAAACCCTTCAATGGCCGGATCGATGCAGCGATCGGCATGCCTGCCTTCATCGTCGGCGATATGGATCTCAGTCCCGATCCGAGTTGGAAGGGGCGCGTCATCAATGCGCTCGGCGAGCCGCTCGATGGCCTCGGGCCCCTCGTGCCCGGGCATCATTCGGTGTCGAACGATGCTGAGCCGCCTCTGGCGATGACGCGGGCTCGGGTCAAGACGCCGTTGCGAACCGGCGTCAAGGCCATCGATCTGTTCACCCCCATCTGCGAGGGGCAGCGCATCGGAATCTTCGCCGGTTCCGGAGTCGGAAAATCCACCCTCCTGACGATGCTCGCGAAATGCGAAGGCTTCGACACGATCGTCGTCGCGCTGGTCGGAGAGCGCGGCCGGGAGGTGCGCGAGTTCCTGGAAGGTCCGATCCACGCCAACCTGTCCAGATCGGTCATGGTGGTCTCCACCGGCGACGAAAGTCCAATGATGCGCCGCCAGGCCCCGAGAACGGCCGTGACGCTCGCGGAATATTTCCGCGATTGCGGCGATTCGGTGCTGCTGATCGTCGATTCGGTTACGCGCTACGCACATGCCGCCCGAGACGTTGCGCTTGCCGCCGGAGAGCCGGCGGTTGCGCGCGGCTACACGCCCAGCGTCTTCAGCGACCTGCCGCGCCTTCTGGAGCGGGCCGGGCCCGGCGAGGAAGGGCAGGGGTCGATCACCGGCATTTTCTCCGTCCTCATCGACGGCGACGATCATAACGACCCGGTCGCCGACAACATCCGCGGCACCCTCGACGGGCACATCGTTCTGGACCGTTCCATCGCCGACCAGGGTCGCTATCCGGCGATCAACGTCCTCGGATCGATCTCGCGCCTTGCGGACAATGTCTGGTCGCCGGACCAGAAGGAGCTCGTCCGGCGCCTGCGCGGATTGATCGCGCGCTACGAGGACACCAGGGATCTCCGGCTCATGGGGGGCTATCACCCGGGCAACGACCAAGAGCTCGATCAGGCCGTTGTCCTGGTTCCGAAGATCTATGAGGCGCTGCGCCAGGATCCGTCCAGCCCCGTGAGCCGCGATGCGTTCATGGATCTGGCTCAGGCCCTCAAGCAATAG
- the flbT gene encoding flagellar biosynthesis repressor FlbT — MKAKMRFSLKAGERIFINGAVLTVSQKVTLSLLNEARFLLESHVLQLFEATTPMRQLYFVVQSLLINPQEAEKVMGAFQKLHESLLQSATDETIKQALLGAGELVAKNRIFDALKAIRILFEPEVSQAPVAAERAA, encoded by the coding sequence ATGAAAGCTAAAATGCGATTCTCTCTCAAGGCCGGCGAGCGCATCTTCATCAACGGCGCCGTCCTAACGGTCAGCCAGAAGGTCACCCTGAGCCTACTGAACGAGGCGCGGTTTCTCCTCGAGAGCCATGTCCTGCAGCTGTTCGAGGCCACGACGCCCATGCGCCAGCTTTATTTCGTCGTGCAGTCGCTGCTGATCAACCCCCAGGAGGCCGAGAAGGTCATGGGAGCGTTCCAGAAACTGCACGAGTCGCTGCTCCAGTCCGCGACGGACGAGACGATCAAGCAGGCGCTCCTCGGCGCCGGCGAATTGGTGGCGAAGAACAGGATCTTCGATGCGCTCAAGGCTATCAGGATCCTGTTCGAGCCTGAGGTTTCTCAAGCCCCCGTCGCCGCGGAACGGGCGGCCTGA
- a CDS encoding flagellar biosynthetic protein FliQ, translating to MNEVDALELVRAAIWTVIIAAGPAVAAAMIIGIVIALIQALTQIQEVTLTFIPKIIAILVVALVTGTFVGSQIFAFTELAYGRIVTGF from the coding sequence ATGAACGAAGTCGATGCCCTTGAACTCGTTCGAGCAGCGATCTGGACCGTCATCATAGCGGCAGGGCCGGCCGTCGCCGCCGCGATGATCATCGGTATCGTCATCGCTCTCATTCAGGCGCTGACCCAGATCCAGGAAGTGACGCTGACGTTCATTCCGAAGATCATCGCGATCCTCGTGGTGGCCCTGGTAACGGGAACCTTCGTCGGATCGCAGATATTTGCATTCACGGAACTGGCCTACGGACGGATTGTCACGGGGTTCTGA
- the flgF gene encoding flagellar basal-body rod protein FlgF has translation MQSSLYVALSAQVAMERRLNTIANNVANMNTGGFRADEVKFEEILSLAAKENVSFASSGQNFISRRTGPMTKTDNPLDVAIQGDGWFAFQGPSGPIYTRDGRFKMNENGDLLTVDGYRVLDAGGAPIALDPMAGSPIVGRDGTVSQGTNQVGAIGVFNLRSESKLTRFGNSGVLSSIPGEVVQDFTSSGVQQGFSEGSNVNPVLEMTKMIAVQRSFDSAATTIQESESTFMDAIRSLGPSS, from the coding sequence ATGCAATCTTCGCTTTATGTCGCGTTGTCCGCGCAAGTGGCCATGGAACGGCGCCTCAACACGATTGCGAACAATGTTGCGAACATGAACACGGGCGGGTTCCGCGCCGATGAGGTCAAGTTCGAGGAAATCCTCTCTCTTGCCGCGAAGGAGAACGTCTCCTTCGCCTCCTCGGGACAGAATTTCATATCTCGGCGCACCGGCCCGATGACCAAAACGGACAACCCGCTGGATGTCGCGATTCAGGGCGATGGCTGGTTCGCGTTCCAGGGCCCGAGCGGTCCCATCTACACGCGGGATGGCCGCTTCAAGATGAACGAGAACGGCGATCTTCTGACTGTCGACGGCTATCGGGTCCTCGATGCCGGCGGCGCACCCATCGCACTCGATCCAATGGCGGGATCACCGATCGTCGGACGGGATGGAACGGTCAGCCAGGGCACGAATCAGGTGGGAGCGATTGGCGTCTTCAATCTGCGGAGCGAGAGCAAGCTGACCCGCTTCGGGAATTCGGGCGTCCTGTCGAGTATCCCCGGCGAGGTCGTTCAGGATTTCACCTCGAGCGGGGTCCAGCAGGGCTTCAGTGAAGGATCCAACGTCAATCCGGTCCTGGAAATGACGAAGATGATCGCCGTCCAGCGCAGCTTCGACAGCGCCGCGACGACGATTCAGGAGAGCGAATCGACCTTCATGGATGCCATCCGGTCCCTTGGGCCGAGCTCCTGA
- the flaF gene encoding flagellar biosynthesis regulator FlaF, with amino-acid sequence MYRFSYAEVIEDSSAECRQREFELFEQAIKLMKGAAGRPAQSQEMIEAIVFVQRLWTFLIKDLGHPDNGLPDKLKGQLISIGLWVMRESDRVIRGEQKSLEALIDINAMIQEGLK; translated from the coding sequence ATGTACCGTTTCTCTTACGCCGAAGTGATCGAAGACTCCTCAGCGGAATGCCGGCAGCGCGAATTCGAGCTTTTCGAACAGGCGATCAAACTGATGAAGGGCGCTGCGGGAAGGCCAGCCCAGTCGCAGGAAATGATCGAAGCGATCGTATTCGTCCAGCGCCTTTGGACCTTCCTGATCAAGGATCTTGGACATCCGGACAATGGATTGCCCGACAAGCTGAAGGGCCAGCTCATTTCCATCGGCCTCTGGGTCATGCGCGAATCCGACCGTGTGATCAGGGGCGAGCAGAAGAGCCTCGAGGCTCTGATCGATATCAATGCCATGATTCAGGAGGGCCTGAAATGA
- a CDS encoding flagellar hook-associated family protein yields the protein MRTTFVSTMSLWNSSKSSLDKLQTNLIKANKELVSGREADVGLKLGYKTGKTLSLRQDRAELDALADSNASALLRIKSATTGLGQIRTNADKFRDALIATPVGESSIATLKYQAQVNLTGAISSLNSSVGDQFIFGGLNSQTKPLSPYFSDLGPSAAKAAVDAAFAGAPPLGFGIAQGAAGVSAITPAQMTAFLDGPFADLFKGTNWQNWSSASSENVQSRISPQEKVESSVNANDEAIQKLTMAYTMMIDLGIDNLNDETRAVLVSRVVEILSASTTGLTTMQSKLGAAQEKIEQANERLSLQKDILDEKVTHLEAVDPAEAKIRVDQLMTQIQTSYSLTAQLKGLNLINYI from the coding sequence ATGAGAACGACTTTCGTCTCCACAATGTCCCTCTGGAACTCGTCTAAGTCGTCGCTGGACAAGCTTCAGACAAACCTGATCAAGGCCAACAAGGAACTCGTCTCCGGTCGCGAAGCCGATGTCGGTCTGAAGCTCGGCTACAAGACGGGAAAGACCCTATCGCTGCGCCAGGACCGAGCCGAGCTGGACGCACTGGCCGACAGCAACGCCTCCGCGCTGCTGCGAATCAAATCCGCAACGACGGGGCTCGGCCAGATCAGGACGAATGCCGACAAGTTCAGGGACGCCTTGATCGCGACCCCGGTCGGCGAGTCGAGCATTGCCACCCTCAAGTACCAGGCTCAGGTCAATCTTACGGGTGCGATATCGTCGCTCAACAGCAGTGTCGGCGACCAGTTCATCTTCGGCGGCCTGAACTCTCAGACGAAGCCGTTGAGTCCATATTTCTCGGATCTCGGACCATCGGCTGCAAAAGCTGCCGTCGATGCCGCGTTCGCTGGGGCGCCGCCGCTCGGTTTCGGCATCGCTCAGGGCGCGGCCGGTGTATCGGCCATCACGCCCGCCCAGATGACGGCTTTCCTGGACGGACCGTTTGCCGATCTCTTCAAGGGAACCAACTGGCAGAACTGGTCGTCCGCTTCGAGCGAGAACGTCCAAAGCCGCATCTCGCCGCAGGAGAAGGTCGAATCCTCCGTCAACGCGAACGATGAGGCGATCCAGAAACTGACCATGGCTTATACCATGATGATCGATCTCGGCATCGACAATCTTAATGACGAGACGCGGGCCGTTCTCGTGAGCAGAGTGGTGGAAATCCTGTCGGCTTCGACGACCGGCCTGACCACGATGCAGTCGAAGCTCGGCGCCGCGCAGGAAAAGATCGAGCAGGCCAACGAACGCCTGAGCCTTCAGAAGGACATACTGGATGAAAAGGTCACTCATCTGGAAGCCGTCGATCCTGCCGAGGCGAAGATCAGGGTCGATCAGCTGATGACGCAGATCCAGACGTCCTATTCGCTCACAGCGCAGCTCAAGGGCCTGAACCTGATCAATTATATCTGA
- a CDS encoding flagellar hook protein FlgE: protein MSLYGVLRSGVSGMNAQSNKLGTVAENIQNSSTTGYKRASTEFSSLILPSSEGSYNSGSVTSRVRYTIADQGPIAYTTSASDLAISGNGFFVVTDPGGSPYLTRAGNFVKDGRTGNLVNAYGFTLMGYKLGAGAVEPSLNSLDGVVPVNMSSFAMQAAGSTGGTFKGNLPDGAPTVVPPAVSKQSSLQVYDKVGNPVKVDITLAKISDTQWTISVANGTNPLDPITGTTTMALTFDADGQVTGTSSMNFNIPNGEPFTLDMAGMTQLAGEYNVTGTSNGNAPSAVKDVEFAADGTVYAVYEDGTRVGAYRIPLATVPSPDNLDPRAGNVYETTASSGGYQVGFPEMSGFGSIASGALEGSNVDIGTELTAMIEAQTSYTANSKVFQTGSELLDVLMNLKR, encoded by the coding sequence ATGAGTCTTTATGGCGTTCTTCGTAGCGGCGTTTCTGGCATGAACGCACAATCGAACAAGCTGGGTACCGTCGCCGAGAACATCCAGAACTCGAGCACGACCGGATACAAGCGTGCTTCGACGGAATTCTCGTCCCTGATTCTGCCGTCGAGCGAGGGGAGTTACAATTCCGGCTCGGTCACCAGTAGGGTTCGCTACACGATCGCCGATCAGGGGCCGATCGCCTACACGACCTCGGCATCGGACCTCGCCATCTCAGGAAACGGTTTCTTCGTCGTCACGGACCCGGGCGGATCGCCTTATCTGACCCGCGCCGGCAATTTCGTCAAAGACGGCCGGACCGGCAATCTGGTCAATGCCTACGGCTTCACGCTCATGGGCTACAAGCTGGGCGCGGGGGCGGTCGAGCCCTCCCTCAACAGCCTCGACGGCGTCGTGCCGGTCAATATGTCCTCCTTCGCCATGCAGGCGGCGGGTTCGACGGGCGGAACCTTCAAGGGCAACCTGCCCGATGGTGCCCCGACCGTCGTGCCTCCTGCCGTCAGCAAGCAATCGTCGCTTCAGGTCTACGACAAGGTCGGCAATCCGGTGAAGGTCGACATCACCCTCGCCAAGATAAGCGATACGCAATGGACCATCAGCGTCGCCAACGGCACGAATCCCTTGGATCCGATCACCGGAACGACGACGATGGCTCTCACCTTCGACGCCGACGGCCAGGTGACCGGTACCTCCAGCATGAACTTCAACATTCCCAACGGCGAGCCCTTCACGCTCGACATGGCGGGCATGACGCAGCTCGCCGGCGAGTACAACGTCACCGGCACCTCCAACGGTAATGCTCCGTCCGCGGTGAAGGACGTGGAATTCGCCGCCGACGGCACGGTCTATGCGGTCTATGAGGACGGCACCCGCGTCGGCGCGTACCGCATCCCGCTCGCCACGGTTCCGAGCCCCGACAACCTCGATCCCCGCGCCGGCAACGTCTACGAGACGACGGCCAGCTCCGGCGGTTATCAGGTGGGCTTCCCGGAGATGTCCGGCTTCGGCTCCATCGCATCCGGCGCGCTCGAGGGCTCGAACGTGGATATCGGCACCGAGCTCACCGCCATGATCGAAGCCCAGACGAGCTACACGGCGAACTCGAAGGTGTTCCAGACAGGATCCGAGCTTCTCGACGTGCTGATGAACCTGAAGCGGTAG
- the flgD gene encoding flagellar hook assembly protein FlgD: MNVNSVTNSYSAQGNGTSGTSSTATATYENFLKLLMAQMKNQDPTEPMKSTEYMSQLATFSQVEQTVKTNTKLDALLTSAALTQVDGVIGRTVSTVDGTVTGEVISVVITNEGAVAKLKGGEALLLGPGVVVS, encoded by the coding sequence ATGAATGTCAACTCTGTCACGAACTCCTATTCCGCCCAGGGCAACGGCACCTCCGGGACATCCTCGACGGCGACTGCAACCTATGAAAACTTCCTGAAGCTTCTAATGGCTCAGATGAAGAACCAGGATCCCACCGAGCCGATGAAATCAACGGAATACATGTCCCAGCTCGCCACCTTCTCGCAGGTGGAGCAGACGGTCAAGACCAACACCAAGCTCGATGCCCTTCTGACATCGGCTGCGCTCACCCAAGTGGATGGTGTCATCGGCCGTACGGTTTCGACCGTCGACGGAACGGTCACCGGCGAGGTGATTTCGGTCGTGATCACGAACGAGGGCGCCGTCGCGAAGCTGAAGGGCGGCGAGGCGCTTCTCCTGGGTCCTGGCGTCGTCGTGAGCTGA